The following nucleotide sequence is from Azoarcus sp. CIB.
CGCAGCCTTCACTTCGGCGACAGTGCCCCCGATCTTGTCCGGGAAGTGCTCCGTGACGACCATCGGCACCCCCATGCGCGCGGCGACGCCGGCAAGCCAAACGCAGTTGCGCACGATAGCCTCGCCCTCGTCGATCGCCGGCGCGAGGCGCTCCTGCACGTCCACGATCAGCAGTACGGACTTCTCGCAGTTCATCAGCATCATCGGATCTCCCTATGAATTCGCAGCGTTCAGGTGGCCGGCCCGGCGCGATCGCGGAACCGTACCGGCGTATCGGGGGTCGCCCGCGCTTCGACGTTCCCGATCCGCTCCGGACAGGATGAGGACATGCGCGATCGCACAAAAATGTGTCATATTCGCCCCGGACTGTACCCGATCTGACGGGCGATGATGCGTCAGAGAGAAGCGCGCAGTCCTTCCGGCAGCGGCACCGACTTGTTCGTGCCCATGTCCATCCACACCACCTTGGACGCACCTTCCGCATAGAGCCGCTCGTCGCCCTCGACGAAGAGCTCATACCAGGTCATCGCGCTGCTCCTGCCGGGTTCGCCTGCATACATCTTCACGATCACGGTCGCCGGATAATTCACCGGCAGCAGGAAGGTGCAGCTGGCGTTGATCACGACCGGCCCCGTACCGCAATTTGGATCTACTCTGAATCCGAGCTGTTCGATCCATTCAATGCGCGCCTGCTCGCAATAGCGGAAATACACGGTGTTATTGACGTGCCCGTAGTAATCCATGTCGCCCCAGCGCACCGGGATGCGGGTGGTATGGACCAACTTTCGTTCCTGTTCCATTCAATCGATTCCTCTGGTTTGGCTCGACAAGACACTCTAACATACGGTACCGTATGTTCGATATGCACCGGTGCGACAGGTGACGTGCGCGTCCAAGGGCATGCATGTATTAAACTGCATCCCCGCGATGCACAAAACCAATATGCGCGTATTCAAATGGAGAACTGAATGGAACGCGAATCGATGGAATTCGACGTCCTGATCGTCGGCGGCGGCCCCGCGGGGTTGGCTGCGGCGATCAGGCTGAAGCAACTGGCGGCCGAAAAAGGCAGCGATATATCCGTCTGCCTGATCGAGAAGGCCGCCGAAATCGGCGCGCACATTCTCTCCGGAGCCGTGATGGACCCGCGCGCGCTGAACGAGCTGATCCCCGACTGGAAGGAACAGGGCGCGCCGCTGACCACCGAGGTCACTGAAGACCGCGTGATCTTCCTCAACGAAACGGGCGGGCGCAAGGTCCCCACCGGCCTTCTGCCGGACTGTTTCCTGAACCACGGCAACTACATCGTGCGCCTGGGCAACGTCGCCAAGTGGCTCGGCGAGCAGGCCGAAGCACTGGGCGTCGAGGTCTATCCGGGTTTTGCGGGGGCCGAGATCCTGTTCGACGAGACGGGCGCTGTGAAGGGTGTGGCGACCGGCGACATGGGCGTCACGCGCGAAGGCGAACAGGGCCCCGCCTACCAGCCGGGCATGGAACTGCACGCGAAATACACGCTGTTTGCCGAAGGCTGCCGCGGGCATCTGGGCAAGCAGCTCGAAACTAAGTTCAACCTCCGGAACGGCGTCGATCCGCAGACCTACGGCATCGGCCTGAAGGAGCTGTGGGAAGTCCCCGCCGAGCGTCATGAGCCGGGCGTGGTCGTGCACACCACCGGCTGGCCCCTGCCCTCCGACACCTACGGCGGCGGCTTCGTCTATCACCTCGAGGACAACCTCGTGGCGATCGGCTACGTCGTGGGCCTCAACTACACGAATCCGCACCTCTCGCCGTTCGAGGAGTTCCAGCGCTACAAGACGCATCCGGAGATCCGCAAGTACCTCGAAGGCGGCAAGCGTCTGGCCTACGGTGCGCGCGCGATCGCCGCCGGCGGCCTGCAGAGCCAGCCCAAGCTGGTGTTCCCGGGCGGCGCGCTCATCGGTGACGACGCGGGCTTCCTCAACGCCGCACGCATCAAGGGCAGCCACGCCGCGATCAAGAGCGGCATGCTGGCCGCGGACGCCGCGTTCGAAGCCCTCGCGGCAGAACGCCAGCGCGACGAGCTCTCGGCCTTCCCGGAAGCTTTCAAGAACAGCTGGCTGTTTGATGAGCTGCACAAGACGCGCAACTTCAAGCCCTACATGAAGAAGGGCCTGTGGATGGGGTCGCTCCTCTTCGGCTTCGACCAGAAGGTGCTCAAAGGCAAGGCGCCGTGGACGCTGCACAACAGCTCGGACCACGACAAGCTGAAGCTCGCGTCGGAGTGCCCGAAAATCGACTATCCGAAGCCCGACGGCGTGCTGACCTTCGACCGACTCTCCTCGGTGTTCCTGTCGAACACCAACCACGAGGAAGATCAGCCCTGTCACCTGCAGCTGAAGGATGCTTCGGTGCCGATCGCGGTGAACCTCGCGAAGTACGACGCGCCCGAGCAGCGCTACTGCCCGGCCGGCGTATACGAGATCGTCCGCGACGAATCGGGATCGAACCCCCGCCTGCAGATCAACGCGCAGAACTGCGTGCACTGCAAGACCTGCGACATCAAGGACCCGACGCAGAACATCAACTGGGTCGTGCCGCAGGGCGGTGAAGGACCGATCTACCAGGGGATGTAAGCCCCAACCGGCTGCCGACCGGCGGCTGGGCCTGCTACAGGCAAAGGGCGGCTTCGGCCGCCCTTTTCACTGTCCGGCCAGCGGATTCATGGGTTCGTCTGCAGACCGAGGGACGACCGCACCGTCGCCTCCGTGACAACGCCCGACAAGGCGGTCTTGCCGCCCTTCCCGTCGAAAAAGATCGTTCTCGGCAGCTCGCCGCGCCACTTCGGATCGAGCGCGTACCCGAGGGCTTCGGGGGATTCCGGCCCGTAGGCGAAGCGCTGCCCGGGCACGGCAAGCAGGTCCAGCGGTTCGGCCAATCCGGCAGACTGCGGCTCCACGGCCACCGTGACCAGCCTGAACCTGGGGTCGGTCTTGGCCATCTCGGCAAAGAGCTTGAGGTTCTTCTTGCAGTGGACACATTCCGAGGACCACAGGGCGACGATCGTCGGCACCGCGTGGCTCGACGGAGTGACGATCCGGGCGGCGGCGGACCGGTCCAGGGCCTGGAATTCAGTCGCGCCGCAGGCAGCGGCAACGCACCAGGACAAGCTCGCAACGATGCGTCGGATCTTCATTCCAGCCGGTACCCCTGCATGCCTTCGTTCTCCGTCCGCCAGAATGCGAACAGCGCGTCGCCGCGACGGATCACGCGCGGCTGGTCCGATGCGCCACCGGTGGCCGCTAGTGCCCGCGCACTGAAGGTCGCGCCGCCGTCTGCCGATACCTCGGCCTGCAGGCGCGTGCGCTCACCGTCGAATTCCTTCCAGACAATGGCGACGTGCCGCCCCGCGGTCGCGATGTCCGCATGCGCCGCCCGCTCGCCGCCCAACGCGCGCTGCCCGTCCACCCGACCGTCTTTCAAGCGCCCGTAGAAGACACGCCCTTCGCCATCCTTCTCGTTGAACCACACTGCGTGACGCGTGCCGTCAGGCGCGACGGCGAGCGAGGGGCCGTGGTGCGGGCAGGCGTCGATGCGCCAGCGGTCGAAGGTGGCGCGCGCAACCTGTCCGGGCGCCCCTTCCGCGCTCAGCTTGACCACCGCATGGTCGCGCTCGTTGGGTTCGAAGACATGGCGCCACATCAGCAGCGGGAGCCCATCCGTATCCCCGATGATCCCGATGCGACAGCATTCGCAGGAATGGTCGGCGATCTTCTGCTCGGTGCGAAAACTGCGCCCACCGTCCTCCGAGATGGCCGCGTAGATTGCCGCGCCGCGGTAATCGCGATTCGCCGCCTGCGCGAGTTCGAGGTCGCGCTTGTCGATCCACGCCAGCACGACCTTGCCGGCGCCGGTCACGGCGAGCGACTCGAAGCGATGGGTGATCTCCTGGCGGTCGCGATGCACCGTGACGGGCGCCGTGAAGTGGCGCCGGTCATCGGCACGTGCGAAGCGGATCTCGCCGGTGAAGCGCTTCGCCAAGGGCCGGGTCCATGACACCAGTGCCGCACCGTCGGCATCGAAGGCAAGCTTGGGTCGATTTTCGCCGTCGGCCGCGATCTGCTCCGGTTCCGCATTGACGACGACGGGCGCCTCCCAGTTGCGCCCATCGTCCGCACTGCGATGAAGGAGCACAT
It contains:
- a CDS encoding acyl-CoA thioesterase — its product is MEQERKLVHTTRIPVRWGDMDYYGHVNNTVYFRYCEQARIEWIEQLGFRVDPNCGTGPVVINASCTFLLPVNYPATVIVKMYAGEPGRSSAMTWYELFVEGDERLYAEGASKVVWMDMGTNKSVPLPEGLRASL
- a CDS encoding electron transfer flavoprotein-ubiquinone oxidoreductase gives rise to the protein MERESMEFDVLIVGGGPAGLAAAIRLKQLAAEKGSDISVCLIEKAAEIGAHILSGAVMDPRALNELIPDWKEQGAPLTTEVTEDRVIFLNETGGRKVPTGLLPDCFLNHGNYIVRLGNVAKWLGEQAEALGVEVYPGFAGAEILFDETGAVKGVATGDMGVTREGEQGPAYQPGMELHAKYTLFAEGCRGHLGKQLETKFNLRNGVDPQTYGIGLKELWEVPAERHEPGVVVHTTGWPLPSDTYGGGFVYHLEDNLVAIGYVVGLNYTNPHLSPFEEFQRYKTHPEIRKYLEGGKRLAYGARAIAAGGLQSQPKLVFPGGALIGDDAGFLNAARIKGSHAAIKSGMLAADAAFEALAAERQRDELSAFPEAFKNSWLFDELHKTRNFKPYMKKGLWMGSLLFGFDQKVLKGKAPWTLHNSSDHDKLKLASECPKIDYPKPDGVLTFDRLSSVFLSNTNHEEDQPCHLQLKDASVPIAVNLAKYDAPEQRYCPAGVYEIVRDESGSNPRLQINAQNCVHCKTCDIKDPTQNINWVVPQGGEGPIYQGM
- a CDS encoding exo-alpha-sialidase, whose translation is MVSAAMPLSATRRAMMAVLGAFVIANAGAAEVQPARHMHGTAGAKPARPELGTSTAFAPDGALYAVTKDGQHVLLHRSADDGRNWEAPVVVNAEPEQIAADGENRPKLAFDADGAALVSWTRPLAKRFTGEIRFARADDRRHFTAPVTVHRDRQEITHRFESLAVTGAGKVVLAWIDKRDLELAQAANRDYRGAAIYAAISEDGGRSFRTEQKIADHSCECCRIGIIGDTDGLPLLMWRHVFEPNERDHAVVKLSAEGAPGQVARATFDRWRIDACPHHGPSLAVAPDGTRHAVWFNEKDGEGRVFYGRLKDGRVDGQRALGGERAAHADIATAGRHVAIVWKEFDGERTRLQAEVSADGGATFSARALAATGGASDQPRVIRRGDALFAFWRTENEGMQGYRLE